One window of Thiomicrorhabdus lithotrophica genomic DNA carries:
- a CDS encoding sigma-54-dependent transcriptional regulator, with translation MSIAKILVVEDDSELQEALVDTLSLNGFEIISVSSAEEALHALDDEIGMVFSDIRMDGMDGYALMMRIRAIKPYLPIVLMTAYGTIEQAVDAMKAGAVDYIVKPFEANVLVEKAKVYFNRDASSEDDFIVADPATQQLKNMAKKVAESEASVLISGESGTGKEVLARYIHMQSPRAKQPFVAINCAAIPESMLEAMLFGYEKGAFTGAAKAMPGKFEQAQQGTIFLDEIGEMKPDLQAKLLRVLQEKEVERIGSTKVVELNVRVLSASNIDMKKAIADGTFRDDLFYRLNVFPMMLPPLRERQRDIAAIAERLIQRHCGSARVQPMISAPAMKRLIQYNWPGNIRELDNVIQRALVMMSGDTIKEQNILLDDGFDTHITLNSKDTDTVFNSHEEQQPKEPPEEVVAQDNTDFKPIELPMDLKARETQLILETLRQNSGHRQKTAEALNISPRTLRYKIAKLKEQGVDVP, from the coding sequence ATGAGTATTGCTAAAATTTTAGTAGTTGAAGATGATTCTGAGCTACAAGAAGCCTTGGTTGATACTTTAAGCTTGAATGGTTTTGAAATTATCAGTGTAAGTAGTGCTGAAGAAGCTTTGCATGCGTTGGATGATGAGATCGGTATGGTGTTCAGTGATATTCGTATGGATGGTATGGACGGTTATGCTTTAATGATGAGAATTCGAGCAATTAAACCTTATCTGCCAATTGTGTTAATGACCGCGTACGGAACTATAGAACAAGCGGTTGATGCAATGAAAGCTGGAGCGGTTGACTACATTGTTAAGCCGTTTGAAGCGAATGTATTAGTTGAAAAGGCTAAGGTTTATTTTAATCGTGATGCTTCTAGTGAAGATGATTTTATCGTTGCTGATCCTGCCACACAACAGCTAAAAAATATGGCTAAAAAAGTAGCCGAAAGTGAGGCGAGTGTTTTAATTAGCGGTGAAAGTGGGACTGGTAAAGAGGTCCTGGCACGTTACATTCATATGCAGTCTCCTAGAGCCAAGCAGCCTTTTGTCGCGATTAACTGTGCTGCGATTCCTGAAAGCATGCTTGAAGCGATGCTGTTTGGTTATGAGAAAGGAGCGTTTACAGGTGCGGCTAAGGCGATGCCAGGTAAGTTTGAACAAGCTCAGCAAGGTACGATATTTTTAGATGAAATTGGTGAAATGAAACCAGATTTGCAAGCCAAGTTATTGCGTGTTTTGCAAGAAAAAGAAGTCGAAAGAATTGGTAGTACTAAGGTTGTAGAACTTAATGTCCGAGTTTTAAGTGCCTCTAATATCGATATGAAAAAAGCGATTGCAGATGGAACTTTTAGGGATGATTTATTTTATAGGCTTAATGTTTTCCCTATGATGTTGCCACCCCTGAGAGAACGTCAACGAGATATCGCCGCAATAGCTGAGCGCTTAATTCAGAGACACTGTGGTTCAGCACGAGTACAGCCTATGATTTCAGCTCCTGCAATGAAGCGTTTAATTCAATATAACTGGCCTGGTAATATTCGTGAACTCGATAATGTTATTCAACGCGCATTAGTGATGATGTCGGGTGACACCATTAAAGAACAGAATATTTTATTAGATGATGGTTTTGACACGCATATTACATTAAATTCTAAAGACACGGATACAGTGTTTAATAGTCATGAGGAGCAGCAGCCTAAAGAACCTCCTGAAGAAGTTGTAGCGCAGGATAATACCGACTTTAAACCCATAGAGTTACCAATGGATTTAAAGGCAAGAGAAACTCAGCTTATTTTGGAGACTTTACGTCAGAATTCAGGGCATAGACAAAAAACCGCCGAAGCTTTGAATATTAGCCCGAGAACCTTGCGTTATAAGATAGCTAAGCTAAAAGAACAAGGTGTTGATGTTCCTTAA
- the fliE gene encoding flagellar hook-basal body complex protein FliE, producing MNPIDTQSLMLQMRSLAAQAEAKPVADVTETAKSGQDQVANFADLLAESVQSVNREQHKSGDMKKAFEQGDLDIELSEVMLQAQKASLSFQAMTEVRNKLVEAYKTVINMPM from the coding sequence ATGAACCCGATTGATACACAAAGTTTAATGTTACAAATGCGATCTTTAGCTGCTCAAGCAGAAGCTAAACCGGTTGCTGATGTCACTGAAACTGCTAAAAGTGGTCAAGATCAAGTGGCTAATTTTGCCGATTTGTTGGCTGAATCTGTTCAGTCGGTAAATCGTGAACAGCATAAATCAGGTGATATGAAAAAAGCATTTGAACAAGGTGATCTAGACATTGAGTTATCTGAAGTGATGCTTCAAGCTCAAAAGGCCAGTTTATCTTTTCAGGCCATGACAGAGGTTAGAAACAAACTGGTTGAAGCTTATAAGACAGTAATCAACATGCCTATGTAG
- the fliG gene encoding flagellar motor switch protein FliG — protein sequence MPESAIEEMGDDNDISKLDKAAILLLSLGKDSAAKVLKHLNPREVQQIGSAMTSVENVSHDDIHNVMRSFLDELGEDALGVDPSEYAQSLMADALGDGGGHLMDAALLGDQVKGLEALKWQHPSTISNMLRNEHPQVVAIVLSYFDSDQAAEVLRGIPERFQAEVIYRIATLTTIQPRALFDLNDVLENASSDGEGGKLASIGGEKRAAEILNLVGSGVDSRILDDISIEHEEVSKAIQDKMFVFDDIGGIDDRGIQAIVAEVPSDVLIVALKGADTEIKEKFLSNLSKRQADIMRDDLETGGPVKLSAVEEAQRTIIQTVRRLADEEKVMMPGGGEEFV from the coding sequence ATGCCTGAATCAGCAATCGAAGAAATGGGTGATGATAACGATATCTCAAAGCTTGATAAGGCCGCAATCTTATTGCTTTCTTTGGGTAAAGATTCGGCCGCCAAAGTTTTGAAACACCTTAATCCTAGAGAAGTGCAACAGATTGGTTCAGCAATGACTTCTGTTGAAAATGTCTCGCACGATGATATTCATAATGTCATGCGTTCTTTTTTAGATGAGCTTGGTGAAGATGCTCTGGGTGTTGATCCTAGTGAGTATGCCCAGTCGTTAATGGCTGATGCTTTAGGAGATGGTGGTGGTCATCTTATGGATGCGGCATTACTTGGTGACCAAGTTAAAGGCCTTGAAGCGCTCAAGTGGCAACACCCATCAACTATTTCAAATATGCTTCGTAATGAACACCCTCAGGTGGTGGCTATTGTTTTATCCTATTTTGATTCAGATCAAGCGGCTGAAGTGCTTAGAGGGATACCTGAAAGGTTTCAAGCAGAAGTTATTTACCGTATCGCTACCCTAACGACTATTCAACCACGCGCACTGTTCGACTTAAACGATGTGCTTGAAAATGCATCGAGTGATGGTGAAGGCGGTAAATTGGCTTCTATTGGTGGTGAGAAGCGAGCTGCCGAGATCTTAAACTTAGTTGGTAGCGGTGTTGATTCTCGAATCCTTGATGATATATCAATAGAGCATGAAGAAGTCAGTAAGGCGATTCAGGATAAAATGTTTGTCTTTGATGATATTGGTGGTATTGACGATAGAGGTATTCAAGCGATTGTTGCTGAGGTACCAAGTGATGTACTTATTGTGGCTCTTAAAGGTGCTGATACTGAAATTAAAGAGAAGTTCCTTTCTAACCTTTCAAAACGTCAGGCAGATATTATGCGTGATGACCTTGAAACGGGAGGGCCTGTTAAACTGAGTGCTGTTGAAGAGGCACAACGTACAATTATTCAGACTGTTCGTCGCTTAGCGGATGAAGAGAAAGTTATGATGCCTGGCGGTGGTGAGGAGTTTGTGTAA
- a CDS encoding sensor histidine kinase, giving the protein MINIEEQARLKELEDAFNLFNQTSMQLTTSYDALQAQTAHLQKQLAESDQEKNQVADKLSRLLNLLPAGVIGLDKKNQIVEMNPSAQEILGADAVGRDWDVVIMNVFLSTNDAGELIRHDGSVYQLSETPADNDLNRTLLIQDVTSARHLQEHVNRHQRLQSMGEMAASLAHQIRTPLSSALLYVSQMNSKHLDEDKRERFVGKALNSLNHLEALVKDMLQYAKGGKGSEKEIVIDTLMASLEQGVEAQIHQSQSTIRFNAFIPGLVITGDKDALLTALQNLVGNAIDVVGRTAEIEVTVNKISDDKVDLVISDKGPGIESEHLEKIFEPFYTSRAKGTGLGLAVVRAIAEAHNGEIWVKSIVGYGTQFGLRLPLTSRKEIA; this is encoded by the coding sequence TTGATAAACATTGAAGAACAGGCACGTTTAAAAGAGTTAGAAGATGCTTTTAATTTGTTTAATCAAACTTCAATGCAACTTACCACTTCATATGATGCTTTACAAGCCCAAACGGCACATCTACAAAAACAGCTTGCTGAAAGTGATCAAGAAAAAAATCAAGTTGCTGACAAGCTAAGCCGCTTACTAAATCTGCTGCCAGCCGGTGTTATTGGTCTAGATAAAAAAAACCAAATAGTTGAGATGAATCCAAGTGCTCAAGAGATACTAGGTGCTGATGCCGTTGGACGTGATTGGGACGTAGTTATCATGAATGTGTTTCTCAGTACCAACGATGCAGGGGAATTAATCAGACATGACGGTTCGGTTTATCAATTGTCTGAAACGCCTGCGGATAATGATTTAAATCGAACATTGTTGATTCAAGATGTGACTTCTGCACGACACTTACAAGAACACGTTAACCGCCATCAACGATTACAATCAATGGGTGAAATGGCAGCCTCATTAGCTCATCAGATACGAACTCCTCTCTCTTCCGCTCTGCTTTATGTTTCGCAAATGAACTCTAAACATTTAGATGAAGACAAGCGTGAAAGGTTTGTGGGCAAAGCGCTGAACAGTCTGAATCATCTTGAGGCTCTAGTAAAAGATATGCTGCAGTATGCAAAGGGCGGAAAAGGCAGTGAAAAGGAGATTGTCATTGATACTTTAATGGCGAGTCTTGAACAAGGTGTTGAAGCGCAAATCCATCAATCTCAAAGTACTATTCGCTTTAACGCGTTTATACCAGGCCTGGTAATTACTGGAGATAAAGACGCTCTGTTGACTGCTTTGCAGAATCTGGTTGGAAATGCAATCGATGTGGTGGGAAGAACTGCTGAGATTGAGGTGACTGTAAACAAAATATCAGATGACAAGGTTGATTTGGTAATTAGTGATAAAGGGCCTGGAATTGAGTCAGAACACCTAGAAAAAATATTTGAACCATTTTATACAAGCCGGGCAAAAGGAACAGGTTTGGGTTTAGCTGTGGTTAGGGCTATTGCAGAAGCACATAATGGTGAGATTTGGGTTAAGTCGATAGTAGGTTATGGCACGCAATTTGGTTTGCGATTACCGTTAACATCTAGAAAGGAAATTGCATGA
- a CDS encoding FliH/SctL family protein, translated as MSNQLLDTESAFKEDEPGVTKLVQSSELDSPNIEPWMLSNFESEDEVNSEDVSDKVYEKMQKALQPKLQQQAELLKQEAYDKAFQKGFEEGLVKGQEEGSRQGESEAKAEVMKTLEPKLEQFDSILTALQQPFDSLEKKLYSELVDFALHVTQTVIKKSVLEQKDWVLHAVQEAVAQLPESSNVINVYLHPDDLAFLQISKPSISENWQLHESMNVETGTCLVKQDYSTILNSWIARFDEVVQQVSQDVSEESEQEPSLDK; from the coding sequence GTGAGCAATCAACTGCTAGACACAGAATCCGCCTTTAAAGAAGATGAACCAGGTGTGACAAAACTAGTTCAATCTTCAGAACTCGATTCGCCTAATATTGAACCTTGGATGCTCTCTAATTTTGAAAGTGAAGATGAAGTTAATTCAGAAGATGTTTCGGATAAGGTTTATGAAAAAATGCAGAAGGCGTTGCAACCAAAATTGCAACAACAAGCTGAGTTATTAAAGCAAGAAGCTTATGATAAAGCTTTTCAAAAAGGTTTCGAAGAAGGATTAGTAAAAGGTCAGGAAGAGGGTTCTAGGCAAGGCGAATCCGAAGCTAAGGCTGAAGTTATGAAGACTTTAGAGCCTAAGCTAGAACAGTTTGATTCTATCTTAACTGCTTTACAGCAACCTTTTGATTCTTTAGAGAAAAAGCTCTATTCAGAACTTGTTGATTTTGCACTTCATGTAACGCAAACAGTTATTAAAAAAAGTGTGCTTGAGCAAAAGGATTGGGTCTTGCATGCCGTTCAAGAAGCTGTTGCTCAGCTGCCTGAATCATCAAATGTCATTAATGTTTATTTACATCCTGATGATTTAGCTTTCTTACAGATATCAAAGCCATCAATTTCAGAAAACTGGCAATTACACGAAAGTATGAATGTAGAGACAGGTACCTGTTTAGTTAAGCAAGATTACTCAACTATATTAAATAGTTGGATAGCGCGTTTTGATGAGGTTGTACAACAGGTATCACAAGATGTTTCTGAAGAATCAGAACAAGAACCATCTCTAGATAAATAA
- the fliF gene encoding flagellar basal-body MS-ring/collar protein FliF, with translation MAEQQASIDNSLNTQLPAGAGSTLLNNLTSLSVAKQVSIVIALAASLALVVGIVLWSQNTPYTLLFGSVDAKDMNEIVQTLEQDGIQYKIDQGSGGILVPTDKVYSLRLKLAAAGYPKQAATGYQLLDVEQGFGISQFKETTRYHRALEGELAKSISSINSVKSARVMLGLPKRSVFVRKQQKPSASVVVKLYPGRTLNEEQVSAVVYLVASSIPNMEAKSVTVVDQHGNLLTGSTSSTGMLNMSMKQLDYTRQVEETLSSRIVKLLAPIVGGENKVRAQVTAELDFTQQEQTRENYEPDPEAIRSEQEVKEINRNQGPTGIPGALTNQPPRAGLAPEEGYTPDGDPNLKSSSEKKTKNYELDRTVSHIKNSVGNIRRLSVAVVLDDKISLDENGLIVRQPLDEAELLRYRRLVSDTVGLDETRGDTLSVVNASFVVAPTEELDTTPIWKESWFWNLIKQLLAGLAVLIIIFGVIRPMLRDLSKKEETYLEYPDDVPEEEEELENVDEISKALEQMNEEVEQTAAESEAESEAEHELLEKVRAIVAANPKVAAHVIKQWMSGE, from the coding sequence ATGGCCGAACAGCAAGCGTCTATCGACAATTCATTAAATACCCAACTTCCCGCAGGTGCAGGGTCTACGCTGCTAAATAATCTCACATCTCTATCTGTAGCCAAACAAGTAAGTATTGTTATTGCCCTTGCTGCATCCTTAGCATTAGTCGTTGGTATTGTTTTGTGGTCGCAAAATACGCCATACACTCTTCTTTTTGGCAGTGTTGATGCCAAGGATATGAATGAGATTGTTCAAACTCTCGAACAAGATGGCATCCAATATAAGATTGATCAAGGAAGTGGGGGTATCCTTGTCCCTACTGATAAGGTTTATTCATTACGTCTGAAACTTGCTGCGGCAGGTTATCCAAAACAAGCCGCAACTGGTTATCAGCTTCTTGATGTTGAGCAAGGCTTTGGAATATCTCAGTTTAAAGAGACTACTCGATATCACCGAGCTTTAGAAGGGGAGCTAGCCAAGTCTATTTCATCCATTAATTCAGTGAAGTCTGCACGAGTTATGCTGGGTTTGCCAAAGCGCTCTGTCTTTGTAAGAAAACAACAAAAACCTTCCGCTTCCGTTGTAGTGAAGCTTTATCCTGGTAGAACACTGAATGAAGAGCAAGTCAGTGCGGTTGTGTACTTAGTAGCATCCAGTATTCCCAACATGGAAGCTAAATCTGTTACGGTTGTGGATCAGCACGGAAACCTCTTGACTGGTTCAACTTCAAGTACTGGCATGCTAAATATGAGCATGAAACAATTGGATTATACCCGCCAAGTCGAAGAGACGCTTTCTAGTCGTATCGTTAAGTTATTAGCCCCAATTGTGGGGGGTGAAAATAAAGTAAGAGCGCAAGTTACAGCTGAATTAGATTTTACACAACAAGAACAAACACGCGAAAACTATGAGCCTGATCCAGAAGCCATTCGTTCCGAACAAGAAGTTAAAGAGATTAACCGTAATCAGGGACCCACTGGAATCCCTGGTGCTTTAACTAATCAACCACCTAGAGCGGGCCTGGCACCTGAAGAAGGTTACACGCCAGATGGTGATCCAAACCTAAAAAGCTCCAGTGAGAAGAAAACTAAAAATTATGAATTAGATAGAACAGTTAGTCATATCAAAAACTCAGTGGGGAATATTCGCAGATTATCAGTGGCGGTGGTTTTAGATGACAAAATTAGTCTAGATGAAAATGGTTTAATTGTCCGTCAACCACTAGATGAAGCAGAGCTACTTCGTTACAGAAGATTGGTGAGCGATACTGTTGGTTTGGATGAAACTCGTGGAGATACTTTAAGTGTGGTTAATGCCTCATTTGTTGTAGCCCCTACAGAGGAGTTAGACACGACTCCAATTTGGAAAGAATCATGGTTCTGGAACTTAATTAAACAACTGTTAGCAGGCCTGGCTGTTTTAATTATTATCTTTGGTGTGATACGTCCAATGCTTAGAGACCTTTCGAAGAAGGAAGAAACTTATCTTGAGTACCCAGATGATGTTCCTGAGGAAGAGGAAGAGTTAGAAAATGTAGATGAAATATCTAAGGCTCTAGAGCAAATGAATGAAGAAGTTGAGCAGACCGCAGCAGAGTCGGAAGCGGAGTCGGAAGCCGAACACGAATTATTAGAAAAAGTTAGAGCCATAGTAGCAGCAAATCCAAAAGTTGCTGCTCATGTTATTAAACAATGGATGTCTGGAGAATAG
- a CDS encoding sigma-54 interaction domain-containing protein, which yields MSQEIFNSLVGSGPAMQQVKKLILQVAQTDASVLILGESGTGKEVVAQALHNLSDRNNRAFIPINCGAIPAELLESELFGHEKGAFTGAITARKGRFEMAEKGSIFLDEIGDMPLPMQVKLLRVLQERIYERVGGNKSFECDVRVIAATHRNLEDNIEAGDFREDLFYRLNVFPIEMPSLRERPEDILELLEFMFSRIESNGRKVPSLTTRALIALQNYTWPGNVRELGNLSERLSILFPGLTVDYSDLPQKYQVELADDAQLLVPTPTEITVIANSEVSESEKIVRNEVEEEGSAEIKSSPGLVMSAPDLDLDEGLDLKSYLVDMEVQLIQKALSQTDGNVSQAAKLLQTNRTTLVEKIRKYDLT from the coding sequence ATGTCTCAAGAAATTTTTAATTCACTCGTTGGCAGTGGTCCGGCGATGCAGCAAGTTAAAAAACTAATCCTTCAAGTAGCTCAAACCGATGCGAGTGTTCTGATTTTAGGTGAATCAGGAACGGGTAAAGAGGTGGTAGCTCAAGCTCTTCATAATTTATCTGATCGAAATAACAGGGCTTTTATTCCTATAAACTGTGGTGCAATACCTGCGGAACTTCTTGAAAGTGAACTGTTTGGTCACGAAAAAGGCGCATTTACAGGGGCTATTACGGCCCGTAAAGGCCGTTTTGAGATGGCTGAAAAAGGTTCTATTTTCTTAGATGAAATTGGTGATATGCCTTTGCCTATGCAGGTGAAACTGTTGCGTGTTCTTCAGGAACGTATCTACGAAAGAGTTGGTGGAAATAAGAGTTTTGAGTGTGATGTAAGGGTTATTGCGGCAACACATAGAAATCTCGAGGATAATATTGAAGCTGGAGATTTTCGAGAAGATCTATTTTATAGATTAAATGTATTTCCGATTGAAATGCCTTCACTCAGAGAGAGACCAGAAGATATTCTTGAATTACTCGAATTCATGTTTAGTCGTATTGAGTCTAACGGCCGAAAAGTTCCTTCATTAACAACTCGAGCTTTAATTGCATTACAGAATTACACTTGGCCAGGAAATGTTAGAGAGCTGGGGAATTTATCAGAACGTCTGTCGATACTGTTTCCTGGGTTAACCGTCGACTATTCTGATTTGCCACAAAAATACCAAGTAGAGCTAGCTGATGATGCGCAGCTTCTTGTACCAACACCAACTGAGATAACTGTAATTGCCAACTCAGAAGTTTCTGAATCAGAGAAAATTGTTCGAAATGAAGTAGAGGAAGAAGGTTCTGCTGAAATTAAAAGTTCACCAGGCCTGGTAATGTCAGCTCCAGACCTAGATCTAGACGAAGGGTTAGATCTAAAGTCTTATTTGGTTGATATGGAGGTTCAGTTGATTCAAAAGGCTTTGTCTCAAACGGATGGTAATGTTTCCCAGGCGGCCAAATTGTTGCAAACGAATCGAACTACTTTGGTAGAAAAAATTCGTAAGTATGATTTAACTTAA